From Halorubrum salinarum, the proteins below share one genomic window:
- a CDS encoding Na+/H+ antiporter NhaC family protein, producing the protein MTETRDGAPSATDGGDPPDGSEFGVGDQGGDGPRIEFRGGKWASTVPLVFFIGWAILQSGVLGIGDTNGLVVGALIGTTLGMFLVRGDWKAYADTIFEGMTQRVAATAIVAWLWAGMFAETLQVGGFVEGLIFAADALNVGATTFPAAAFVLCGLLATGIGTGYGATVAFVTLFFPAGVLIGANPVLLFAAILSGAVFGDNLAPVSDTTIVSAVTQDADIGGVVASRFKYAIGAAVPAFAAYLIAGSVMAGVNLEGAAALRESANALGLVHLLSMAVVIVTAVAGRHIVEAISWGLLVAVAFNLLFGLSAASDVVVFTVTEAGALSGLPVVEVGETAGVGGSLYAGAVGFFPLIVLTLLIVAMAQIMIRGGGFEAIQTFLLDRVATTVRRAELTLVVGTATINGMITINTAAEIAIAPYVARIGEKFNINGYRRANILDANTSALGYIFPWAGGVLVGYQVMVGPDGLGAEYGPEMVVNPIEVVPYVFHGWFLVAIFVLAAITGFGREYIPDRVSEEVSRA; encoded by the coding sequence ATGACCGAGACCAGAGACGGGGCTCCGTCGGCGACCGACGGCGGGGACCCGCCAGACGGTAGCGAGTTCGGCGTCGGCGACCAGGGCGGCGACGGCCCGCGGATCGAGTTCCGCGGGGGCAAGTGGGCGAGCACGGTCCCGCTCGTCTTCTTCATCGGCTGGGCGATCCTCCAGAGCGGCGTCCTCGGCATCGGCGACACCAACGGCCTCGTCGTCGGCGCGCTGATCGGGACGACCCTCGGGATGTTCCTCGTCCGCGGCGACTGGAAGGCGTACGCCGACACCATCTTCGAGGGGATGACTCAGCGCGTGGCCGCGACCGCCATCGTCGCGTGGCTCTGGGCCGGCATGTTCGCCGAGACGCTCCAGGTCGGCGGGTTCGTCGAGGGGCTCATCTTCGCGGCCGACGCCCTGAACGTCGGCGCGACCACGTTCCCGGCCGCCGCGTTCGTCCTCTGCGGCCTGCTGGCGACCGGGATCGGCACGGGGTACGGCGCGACCGTCGCGTTCGTCACCCTGTTCTTCCCGGCCGGCGTTCTCATCGGTGCGAACCCCGTGCTGCTGTTCGCCGCCATCCTCTCGGGCGCCGTCTTCGGCGACAACCTCGCGCCCGTCAGCGACACGACGATCGTGAGCGCGGTGACCCAGGACGCCGACATCGGCGGCGTCGTCGCCTCGCGGTTCAAGTACGCGATCGGCGCGGCCGTCCCGGCGTTCGCCGCGTACCTGATCGCCGGATCCGTCATGGCCGGCGTGAACCTTGAGGGCGCCGCCGCGCTCCGCGAGTCCGCGAACGCCCTCGGGCTGGTCCACCTGCTCTCGATGGCCGTCGTCATCGTCACGGCGGTCGCCGGCCGCCACATCGTCGAGGCGATCTCGTGGGGGCTGCTCGTGGCGGTCGCGTTCAACCTCCTCTTCGGGCTCTCGGCCGCGAGCGACGTCGTCGTCTTCACCGTCACCGAGGCCGGGGCGCTCTCCGGGCTCCCGGTCGTCGAGGTCGGCGAGACCGCCGGCGTCGGCGGGAGCCTCTACGCGGGCGCGGTCGGGTTCTTCCCGCTCATCGTCCTCACGCTCCTGATCGTCGCGATGGCGCAGATCATGATCCGCGGCGGCGGCTTCGAGGCGATCCAGACGTTCCTCCTCGACCGCGTCGCGACGACCGTCCGCCGCGCGGAGCTGACATTGGTCGTCGGCACCGCGACCATCAACGGGATGATCACGATCAACACCGCGGCGGAGATCGCGATCGCCCCGTACGTCGCCCGCATCGGCGAGAAGTTCAACATCAACGGCTACCGGCGCGCGAACATCTTAGACGCCAACACCTCCGCGCTCGGCTACATCTTCCCGTGGGCCGGCGGCGTGCTGGTCGGCTACCAGGTGATGGTCGGGCCCGACGGTCTCGGCGCCGAGTACGGCCCCGAGATGGTCGTCAACCCCATCGAGGTCGTCCCGTACGTCTTCCACGGCTGGTTCCTCGTGGCGATATTCGTCCTCGCCGCGATCACCGGCTTCGGGCGGGAGTACATTCCCGACCGCGTCTCCGAGGAGGTGTCCCGCGCATGA
- a CDS encoding DUF7513 family protein, with product MSVFDKFLAGWSFRGPTPDYAAGDVIEVMVTGEGGGAGEGGDHVARIGDSTLRIEGAPPDAVNTRVIVDVESWDDASHSGRATYRKTVGESAF from the coding sequence ATGAGCGTCTTCGACAAGTTCCTCGCGGGGTGGTCGTTCCGCGGCCCGACGCCGGACTACGCGGCCGGCGACGTGATCGAAGTGATGGTGACCGGCGAGGGGGGCGGCGCCGGCGAGGGCGGCGACCACGTCGCCCGCATCGGCGACTCGACGCTCCGGATCGAGGGCGCGCCGCCGGACGCGGTGAACACCCGCGTGATCGTCGACGTGGAGTCGTGGGACGACGCGAGCCACAGCGGCCGGGCGACCTACCGGAAGACGGTGGGCGAGAGCGCGTTCTAA
- a CDS encoding PHP domain-containing protein — translation MLSVELHAHSALSYDGRDPVDLLLEQAAAVGLDALAVTDHDEIDASIEAAEKAPDYGLVGIVGMEVTSAVGHVLAFGIEERVESGLPFDETLDRIRDQGGVAVVPHPFQKSRHGVAAHISDEQLASADALEVYNSRLFTGRSNRQAEKFAVRHGLPMTAGSDAHISEMVGQAVTEVGADERSAAAILDGIADGRTSVVGKRTPWRVSLRQFGGGAKRRALRALDALR, via the coding sequence GTGCTATCGGTCGAGCTCCACGCGCACTCCGCGCTGTCGTACGACGGGCGCGACCCGGTCGACCTCCTCTTGGAGCAGGCGGCCGCGGTCGGGCTCGACGCGCTCGCCGTCACCGACCACGACGAGATCGACGCCAGCATCGAGGCGGCCGAGAAGGCCCCCGACTACGGGCTCGTCGGCATCGTCGGCATGGAGGTGACCTCGGCGGTCGGCCACGTCCTCGCGTTCGGCATCGAGGAGCGCGTCGAGAGCGGGCTCCCCTTCGACGAGACGCTCGACCGGATCCGCGACCAGGGCGGGGTCGCGGTCGTCCCCCACCCCTTCCAGAAGTCCCGCCACGGCGTCGCCGCGCACATCAGCGACGAGCAGCTGGCGAGCGCCGACGCCCTCGAAGTGTACAACTCCCGGCTGTTCACCGGCCGCTCGAACCGACAGGCCGAGAAGTTCGCCGTCCGCCACGGCCTGCCGATGACCGCCGGCAGCGACGCGCACATCTCCGAGATGGTGGGCCAAGCGGTGACCGAGGTCGGCGCCGACGAGCGCTCCGCCGCGGCGATCCTCGACGGGATCGCCGACGGCCGGACCAGCGTCGTCGGGAAGCGCACCCCGTGGCGCGTCTCGCTCCGCCAGTTCGGCGGGGGCGCGAAGCGCCGCGCGCTCCGCGCGCTCGACGCCCTCCGGTGA
- a CDS encoding asparagine synthase C-terminal domain-containing protein, with protein sequence MSDSPASDLRGAAPDRVRAALRDADPLPGGGGFAGLLADPPDREGPVLVRDVLGRQPLFAEAAALDPESDRRPTDAGAWSFDRADLDDPEPVPAGSVASAAGTERVWRLPDASPTADRDAALAAVDDAVSAALDDLDPTRSANGAESGGGDLAVAFSGGVDSGLVAAAVPEAPCYVAGFEGSHDVAAARDAAAAMEGDLRVVEVTHDDLTRAVRAVAAATGRRNPMDVAIAVPLFLTAEAAAADGFDRLAVGQGADELFGGYSKVVDPADDPRVEADTVRGARTETVRTLPDQLERDVLALRAAGVEPATPLLDDRVVAAALALPGDLLVDGEERKVALRRVAAERVPASVHAADKKAVQYGTYVSRELDRLARQAGFKRRLDDHVGKYVESLCAEEKPAGEGRN encoded by the coding sequence ATGTCGGACTCACCCGCGTCCGACCTGCGCGGCGCCGCCCCGGACCGCGTCCGAGCCGCGCTCCGCGACGCCGACCCCCTCCCCGGCGGGGGCGGCTTCGCCGGCCTGCTGGCAGACCCGCCGGACCGCGAGGGGCCGGTCCTGGTCCGCGACGTGCTCGGTCGACAGCCGCTGTTCGCCGAAGCCGCGGCGCTCGACCCCGAGTCCGACCGCCGGCCGACGGACGCCGGCGCGTGGAGCTTCGACCGGGCCGACCTCGACGACCCCGAGCCGGTTCCGGCCGGGAGCGTCGCCTCGGCGGCCGGGACGGAGCGCGTCTGGCGGCTGCCCGACGCGAGTCCGACCGCGGACCGCGACGCCGCGCTGGCGGCGGTCGACGACGCGGTGAGCGCGGCGCTCGACGATCTCGACCCGACTCGGTCCGCGAACGGCGCCGAGAGCGGCGGCGGCGACCTTGCGGTCGCCTTCTCCGGCGGCGTCGACTCCGGGCTCGTCGCGGCCGCCGTTCCCGAGGCCCCCTGCTACGTGGCCGGCTTCGAAGGGAGCCACGACGTCGCAGCCGCGCGCGACGCGGCGGCGGCAATGGAGGGCGACCTGCGCGTGGTCGAGGTCACGCACGACGACCTCACGCGCGCCGTCCGCGCGGTCGCGGCCGCGACCGGCCGCCGGAACCCGATGGACGTCGCCATCGCGGTGCCGCTGTTCCTGACCGCCGAGGCGGCCGCCGCGGACGGGTTCGACCGGCTCGCGGTCGGGCAGGGCGCCGACGAGCTGTTCGGCGGCTACAGCAAGGTCGTCGACCCGGCCGACGACCCCCGCGTCGAGGCCGACACCGTCCGCGGGGCGCGGACCGAGACCGTCCGCACGCTCCCCGACCAACTGGAGCGAGACGTCCTCGCGCTCCGGGCCGCCGGCGTCGAGCCCGCGACCCCGCTGCTCGACGACCGGGTCGTCGCCGCCGCGCTGGCGCTCCCCGGCGACCTGCTCGTCGACGGCGAGGAGCGGAAGGTCGCGCTGCGTCGGGTCGCGGCCGAGCGCGTCCCGGCGTCGGTCCACGCCGCGGACAAGAAGGCGGTCCAGTACGGGACGTACGTCTCCCGCGAACTCGATCGACTCGCGCGGCAAGCGGGGTTCAAGCGGCGGCTGGACGACCACGTCGGGAAGTACGTCGAGTCGCTGTGCGCCGAGGAAAAACCGGCCGGTGAGGGCCGGAACTGA
- a CDS encoding uracil-DNA glycosylase family protein: MQNVTDRIRNPFGMRPDCPSFVPGYGDANADFHVVGDRPGVHGGTAAAVPFTGEPWSPAFLSALESAGLIAGLAEGVAPDGVATDGDPTAVDPVSTDRTFLSYLHMCESDGPPDDDAYDDMERFFDAELRAIAAHVLLPVGARATEHVLETYTARAWKTEIDMDALHGEELLGAGWLVVPVKDPADWTEGDADRLVDALGELRSTDFRRESDLGRFIAGSDPYLVR, encoded by the coding sequence GTGCAGAACGTCACGGACCGGATCCGGAACCCCTTCGGGATGCGCCCCGACTGCCCCTCGTTCGTCCCCGGCTACGGCGACGCCAACGCCGACTTCCACGTCGTCGGCGACCGTCCCGGCGTCCACGGCGGGACCGCCGCCGCGGTCCCGTTCACCGGCGAGCCGTGGTCGCCCGCGTTCCTGTCGGCGCTCGAGTCGGCCGGACTGATCGCCGGGCTCGCCGAGGGCGTCGCCCCCGACGGCGTCGCGACCGACGGCGACCCCACCGCGGTCGACCCCGTCTCGACCGACCGGACGTTCCTCTCGTACCTCCACATGTGCGAGAGCGACGGGCCGCCGGACGACGACGCTTACGACGACATGGAGCGGTTCTTCGACGCGGAGCTCCGCGCCATCGCGGCCCACGTGCTGCTCCCGGTCGGCGCGCGGGCGACCGAACACGTCTTAGAGACCTACACCGCGCGGGCCTGGAAGACCGAGATCGACATGGACGCGCTCCACGGCGAGGAGCTGCTTGGCGCCGGCTGGCTCGTCGTCCCGGTCAAGGACCCGGCGGACTGGACGGAGGGCGACGCCGACCGGCTCGTCGACGCGCTCGGGGAGCTCCGGTCGACCGACTTCCGCCGCGAGAGCGACCTCGGACGGTTCATCGCCGGCAGCGACCCGTACCTGGTCCGCTGA
- the psmB gene encoding archaeal proteasome endopeptidase complex subunit beta yields MRTPTGDLSDGPAADLGRDQPVFGPELGEFEHSDRRAAKAEGEGEMKTGTTTVGIKADDGVVMATDMRASLGGMVSSKDVQKVEEIHPRGALTIAGSVSAAQNLISTLRAETSLYEARRGKDMSMEALSTLTGNLLRSGAFFVVQPILGGVDDEGAHIYSIDALGGTTEEEYTVTGSGSQYALGVLEQEYDDDVTIDEAETIAAKAIQSAVERDLASGNGINVAVVTDDGVDITRYKDFDDLL; encoded by the coding sequence ATGCGAACACCGACTGGCGACCTCTCCGACGGGCCGGCCGCCGACCTGGGCCGTGACCAGCCCGTCTTCGGACCGGAGCTCGGCGAGTTCGAACACAGCGACCGCCGCGCCGCGAAGGCGGAGGGCGAAGGCGAGATGAAGACCGGGACCACGACCGTCGGCATCAAGGCCGACGACGGCGTCGTGATGGCGACCGACATGCGCGCCTCCCTCGGCGGCATGGTCTCCTCGAAGGACGTCCAGAAGGTCGAGGAGATCCACCCGCGCGGCGCCCTGACCATCGCGGGCTCCGTCTCGGCGGCGCAGAACCTCATCTCGACGCTCCGCGCCGAGACGAGCCTCTACGAGGCCCGCCGCGGCAAGGACATGTCGATGGAGGCGCTGTCGACGCTGACCGGCAACCTCCTCCGCTCCGGAGCGTTCTTCGTCGTCCAGCCGATCCTGGGCGGCGTCGACGACGAGGGCGCGCACATCTACTCCATCGACGCCCTCGGCGGCACGACCGAGGAGGAGTACACCGTCACCGGCTCCGGGTCGCAGTACGCGCTCGGTGTCCTAGAGCAGGAGTACGACGACGACGTCACCATCGACGAGGCGGAGACCATCGCCGCGAAGGCGATCCAGTCCGCCGTCGAGCGCGACCTCGCCTCCGGCAACGGGATCAACGTCGCGGTCGTCACCGACGACGGCGTCGACATCACCCGGTACAAGGACTTCGACGACCTCCTGTAA
- a CDS encoding protein sorting system archaetidylserine synthase (This PssA-like phosphatidyltransferase, along with a PssD-like decarboxylase, is required in Haloarchaea for the archaeosortase ArtA to replace the PGF-CTERM sorting signal with a C-terminal lipid anchor.), with product MPLRFARRLGLADAVTVANAAVGFLAVVAATVDVALAARLVLLAAVADGLDGVVARHRGSTPAGPYLDSLADVASFGVAPAALVAAVVRDGRSFAADPVLVAAGVGAGALFVAAAVARLGLYTVDEDGARETVGVPTTLAATVLAAAVIAGYTAPLLLVAATAAFALLMGSTVTYPDLHAQDALVMGVVQAAVILTPAGHMATDALPAWIGEGFAFALLFLSAGYLLLGPRFYWGDGIRAPPGLRR from the coding sequence ATGCCTCTGCGGTTCGCTCGGCGGCTGGGGCTCGCGGACGCGGTGACCGTGGCCAACGCCGCCGTCGGCTTCCTCGCCGTCGTCGCCGCGACGGTCGACGTCGCGCTCGCGGCCCGGCTCGTGCTCCTCGCGGCGGTCGCCGACGGGCTCGACGGGGTCGTCGCCCGTCACCGCGGGTCGACGCCCGCCGGCCCGTACCTCGACTCGCTGGCCGACGTGGCCTCCTTCGGCGTGGCGCCCGCCGCCCTCGTGGCCGCGGTCGTCCGCGACGGGCGCTCGTTCGCCGCGGACCCCGTCCTCGTCGCGGCCGGCGTCGGCGCGGGCGCGCTGTTCGTCGCCGCGGCAGTCGCTCGGCTCGGCCTCTACACCGTCGACGAGGACGGCGCCCGCGAGACGGTGGGCGTCCCGACGACGCTGGCGGCGACGGTGCTCGCGGCCGCCGTCATCGCCGGCTACACCGCCCCGCTCCTCCTCGTCGCGGCGACCGCGGCGTTCGCGCTGCTGATGGGGTCGACGGTGACGTACCCCGACCTCCACGCGCAGGACGCGCTCGTGATGGGCGTGGTCCAGGCCGCCGTGATCCTCACCCCCGCCGGCCACATGGCGACTGACGCGCTCCCGGCGTGGATCGGCGAGGGCTTCGCGTTCGCGCTGCTGTTCCTCTCGGCCGGCTACCTCCTGCTCGGCCCGCGCTTCTACTGGGGCGACGGGATCCGCGCGCCGCCGGGCCTCCGGCGGTGA
- a CDS encoding Brp/Blh family beta-carotene 15,15'-dioxygenase, giving the protein MSTSTASPVRRLLGEPERTAIGASRAALLLLAVGFGALSAVGTDVSLRTQMIAYLVGMVALNLPHGGYEHFSNLRRRGLPFGARYVALYLGFVASFVALFVFAPLPALALAFGTAVAKGGHGDLRVMDALVGTEHLPTKPQRALAALIRGGAVMIVPAVFWTETFYGFTGIMLGVFDGRLAGPAASNPEAFTTALGAAFGLGVVAHLGGGLATSLRATGGVSRSWLLDAAETLLLVAYFALVPVVVAIGLYFPLWYSMRQSARSMVVEREQPDRTEGVSLVVAWGVLVVGALVTASVATALWTVAPNPLSGGSLLSGAVAFYTIFVCVIAMPHVVVGEWLDFGRGIWYVP; this is encoded by the coding sequence ATGTCGACGTCGACGGCGAGTCCGGTGCGGCGACTCCTCGGTGAACCGGAACGGACGGCCATCGGTGCCTCTCGCGCGGCGTTGCTCCTGCTCGCGGTCGGGTTCGGGGCCCTGTCCGCGGTCGGCACCGACGTGTCGCTCCGGACGCAGATGATCGCGTACCTCGTCGGAATGGTCGCGCTGAACCTCCCGCACGGCGGGTACGAGCACTTCTCGAACCTCCGGCGGCGGGGGCTCCCGTTCGGCGCCCGATACGTGGCGCTGTACCTCGGGTTCGTCGCCTCGTTCGTGGCGCTGTTCGTGTTCGCGCCCCTGCCCGCGCTCGCGCTCGCGTTCGGGACGGCCGTCGCGAAGGGCGGACACGGTGACCTCCGCGTGATGGACGCGCTGGTCGGGACCGAGCACCTCCCGACCAAGCCGCAGCGCGCGCTCGCCGCCCTGATCCGCGGCGGCGCCGTGATGATCGTTCCCGCCGTCTTCTGGACGGAGACGTTCTACGGGTTCACCGGCATCATGCTGGGCGTCTTCGACGGCCGGCTGGCCGGGCCGGCCGCCTCGAACCCGGAGGCGTTCACCACGGCGCTGGGCGCGGCCTTCGGGCTCGGCGTGGTCGCCCACCTCGGCGGCGGGCTGGCGACCAGCCTGCGCGCGACCGGCGGCGTGAGCCGGTCGTGGCTCCTCGACGCTGCGGAGACGCTGCTGCTCGTCGCGTACTTCGCCCTGGTGCCCGTGGTCGTCGCCATCGGGCTCTACTTCCCGCTGTGGTACTCGATGCGGCAGTCGGCGCGGAGCATGGTCGTCGAACGCGAGCAGCCGGACCGGACGGAGGGCGTCTCGCTCGTCGTCGCGTGGGGCGTCCTCGTGGTCGGCGCGCTGGTCACGGCGAGCGTCGCCACCGCCCTGTGGACCGTCGCCCCGAACCCGCTGTCCGGCGGCTCGCTGCTGTCCGGCGCCGTCGCCTTCTACACCATCTTCGTCTGCGTCATCGCGATGCCGCACGTCGTGGTCGGCGAGTGGCTCGACTTCGGGCGCGGCATCTGGTACGTGCCCTGA
- a CDS encoding SlyX family protein, giving the protein MADEETEAEAESTTETTAEREAEATDDVTIDVEAIDEYEQRIDELSTAVEERDETIEELRSVVEEQSEQIDKLQNQFLDLSARVADGRNLGVCPECNGPTEKKERLFRADTIECTRCGEVIHTY; this is encoded by the coding sequence ATGGCAGACGAAGAGACCGAGGCGGAAGCGGAATCGACCACCGAAACCACCGCGGAGCGCGAGGCGGAGGCGACCGACGACGTCACCATCGACGTCGAGGCGATCGACGAGTACGAACAGCGCATCGACGAGCTGTCCACCGCGGTCGAGGAGCGCGACGAGACCATCGAGGAGCTCCGGTCGGTCGTCGAGGAGCAGTCGGAGCAGATCGACAAGCTACAGAACCAGTTCCTCGACCTGTCCGCGCGCGTGGCCGACGGCCGGAACCTCGGCGTCTGCCCCGAGTGTAACGGGCCGACCGAGAAGAAGGAGCGGCTGTTCCGCGCGGACACGATCGAGTGCACGCGCTGCGGCGAAGTGATCCACACGTACTGA
- a CDS encoding bacteriorhodopsin translates to MDPIALQAGYDLLGDGRPETLWLGIGTLLMIIGTFYFIARGWGVTDKEAREYYAITILVPGIASAAYLSMFFGIGLTEVELVGGEVLDIYYARYADWLFTTPLLLLDLCLLAKVDRVTTGTLIGVDALMIVTGLIGALSHTPLARYTWWLFSTIAFLFVLYYLLTSLRSAARERSEDVQSTFNTLTALVAVLWTAYPILWIIGTEGAGVVGLGVETLAFMVLDVTAKVGFGFVLLRSRAILGDTEAPEPSAGAEASAAD, encoded by the coding sequence ATGGACCCGATAGCGCTACAGGCGGGATACGACCTGCTCGGGGACGGTCGCCCCGAGACGCTCTGGTTGGGTATAGGCACGCTACTGATGATCATCGGGACCTTCTACTTCATCGCCCGCGGTTGGGGCGTGACTGACAAGGAGGCCCGTGAGTACTACGCGATCACGATCCTCGTGCCGGGGATCGCATCGGCGGCATACCTGTCGATGTTCTTCGGCATCGGGCTGACGGAGGTCGAGCTCGTCGGCGGTGAAGTGCTCGACATCTACTACGCCCGGTACGCGGACTGGCTGTTCACGACGCCGCTGCTGCTGCTCGACCTCTGCCTGCTGGCGAAGGTCGATCGCGTGACCACCGGGACGCTCATCGGCGTCGACGCGCTGATGATCGTCACCGGCCTGATCGGCGCGCTCTCGCACACGCCGCTCGCCCGGTACACCTGGTGGCTGTTCAGCACGATCGCGTTCCTGTTCGTGCTGTACTACCTCCTCACCTCGCTCCGGAGCGCGGCTCGGGAGCGCTCCGAGGACGTCCAGAGCACCTTCAACACGCTGACGGCGCTCGTCGCCGTCCTCTGGACTGCGTACCCGATCCTGTGGATCATCGGCACTGAGGGCGCCGGCGTCGTGGGGCTCGGCGTCGAGACCCTCGCGTTCATGGTCCTCGACGTGACCGCGAAGGTCGGGTTCGGGTTCGTCCTGCTCCGCAGCCGCGCCATCCTCGGCGACACCGAGGCCCCGGAGCCCTCCGCGGGCGCTGAGGCCTCCGCCGCTGACTGA
- a CDS encoding AAA family ATPase: MSVRVPVREPPTSVPGDRIGLPRAVLDDLGVGRGDSVTVAGAHRVAAPVVAVDDGTRAVFLPERLRRTAGVEPGDTATVAVSDLPVASSVTLRLRQSVDVERSEDAIRRRLARRVVAVGDEVEVTRLGGALTLRFDVRDVAPASPAVVDDATEITVTSDEADAAVVSERPGDTGPDDGFVATATFERLRDAVATRFDAAEAFASAGHPTLGLLLHGPRGSGKTTLVEAVAAATDASLVRTSAARLRGERASDQSDGLDRVVDAVSAGEPTVVLLDDLEALGADDGGGSALADRLRSTVDELRDGDRTVVIGATTDPSAVPSALRRGGRFDREIGVEPLTTAERRDALEALCEGAPLAMDVDFEGVAARLNGYVFADLAVLVDAALERAVRRDGRTAIRMADFEAALDDVEPTGLREVTVEFPAVGWDEVGGLDDAKRELVRAVYWPLEYADRFAEMGIDPPSGVLLYGPPGTGKTLLARAAASLSDANFIPVNGPELLDKYVGASEQAVRDLFATARENAPAVIFFDEVDAISPKRRGDDTGAGERVVSQLLTELDGLEPLTDVVVIAATNRPDNIDEALLRPGRIEKAVETPLPDREARREILRIHAREMPVASGVDLDSLADRTAGYSGGDLAALVREAGLLAIEDAIVDDGPPADPTVGRDHFERALRETSPSTSDGRADAERVGRDSPAE, encoded by the coding sequence ATGAGCGTGCGCGTCCCCGTCAGAGAGCCGCCAACGTCGGTCCCCGGAGACCGGATCGGGCTCCCCCGGGCCGTGCTCGACGACCTCGGGGTCGGCCGCGGCGACTCGGTGACCGTCGCGGGCGCGCACCGCGTCGCCGCCCCGGTCGTCGCGGTCGACGACGGGACGCGGGCGGTGTTCCTCCCCGAGCGACTTCGCCGGACGGCCGGGGTCGAGCCGGGCGACACCGCGACGGTGGCGGTCTCGGACCTCCCGGTCGCGTCGTCGGTGACGCTGCGGCTCCGCCAGTCGGTCGACGTGGAGCGGAGCGAGGACGCCATCCGCCGGCGGCTCGCCCGGCGCGTGGTCGCCGTCGGCGACGAGGTCGAGGTCACGCGCCTCGGCGGCGCCCTCACCCTCCGGTTCGACGTGCGGGACGTGGCCCCCGCCTCGCCGGCGGTCGTCGACGACGCGACCGAGATAACCGTCACGTCCGACGAGGCGGACGCCGCCGTCGTCTCCGAGCGCCCCGGGGACACCGGCCCCGACGACGGGTTCGTCGCGACGGCGACGTTCGAGCGGCTCCGCGACGCCGTCGCGACCCGGTTCGACGCGGCCGAGGCGTTCGCGTCCGCCGGACATCCGACCCTCGGGCTGCTCCTCCACGGACCGCGCGGGTCGGGGAAGACGACGCTCGTCGAGGCCGTCGCGGCCGCGACCGACGCGTCGCTCGTCCGCACCTCCGCGGCCCGGCTCCGGGGCGAGCGCGCGAGCGACCAGTCGGACGGGCTCGACCGCGTCGTCGACGCCGTCTCCGCGGGGGAGCCGACCGTGGTCCTCCTCGACGACCTCGAGGCCCTCGGGGCCGACGACGGCGGGGGCTCCGCGCTCGCCGACCGCCTCCGGTCGACCGTCGACGAGCTCCGCGACGGGGACCGGACGGTCGTGATCGGCGCGACGACGGACCCGAGCGCCGTGCCGTCGGCGCTGCGCCGCGGCGGGCGGTTCGACCGCGAGATCGGGGTCGAGCCCCTGACGACCGCCGAGCGGCGCGACGCGCTCGAAGCGCTCTGCGAGGGCGCGCCCCTCGCGATGGACGTCGACTTCGAGGGCGTCGCCGCGCGGCTCAACGGCTACGTGTTCGCCGACCTGGCCGTCCTCGTGGACGCCGCCTTAGAGCGGGCGGTCCGCCGCGACGGCCGGACCGCGATCCGGATGGCCGACTTCGAGGCCGCGCTCGACGACGTCGAGCCCACCGGGCTCCGCGAGGTCACCGTCGAGTTCCCCGCGGTCGGCTGGGACGAGGTCGGCGGCCTCGACGACGCCAAACGCGAGCTGGTGCGCGCGGTGTACTGGCCCTTAGAGTACGCCGACCGCTTCGCGGAGATGGGGATCGACCCGCCCTCCGGCGTGCTGCTGTACGGGCCGCCCGGCACCGGGAAGACGCTGCTCGCCCGCGCGGCGGCCAGCCTCAGCGACGCGAACTTCATCCCGGTGAACGGGCCCGAATTGCTCGACAAGTACGTCGGCGCGAGCGAGCAGGCCGTGCGCGACCTGTTCGCCACGGCGCGCGAGAACGCGCCGGCGGTGATCTTCTTCGACGAGGTCGACGCCATCTCGCCGAAGCGCCGCGGCGACGACACCGGCGCCGGCGAGCGCGTGGTGTCGCAGCTGCTGACCGAGCTCGACGGGCTGGAGCCGCTCACCGACGTGGTGGTGATCGCGGCGACGAACCGCCCGGACAACATCGACGAGGCGCTGCTCCGGCCGGGGCGGATCGAGAAGGCGGTCGAGACGCCGCTCCCGGACCGCGAGGCGCGCCGCGAGATCCTGCGGATCCACGCGCGGGAGATGCCGGTGGCGTCGGGCGTCGACCTCGACTCCCTCGCCGACCGCACGGCCGGGTACAGCGGCGGCGACCTCGCGGCCTTGGTCCGCGAGGCCGGGCTGCTCGCCATCGAGGACGCCATCGTCGACGACGGGCCGCCGGCCGACCCGACCGTCGGGCGCGACCACTTCGAGCGCGCGCTCCGCGAGACGTCGCCGTCGACGAGCGACGGGCGCGCGGACGCCGAGCGAGTGGGACGCGACTCGCCGGCGGAGTGA